GTAGAACTCCTGGCCGAGCAGGTAAAGCGGTTTCGTCCCCGCCTGGCCGTCCTCCTGGACCCGGCAGGGGCCAGGGAACTGGCTGCCAGGGTTAGCGGGTTAAAGGTCAAGGTCCTGGCCGGAGAGGAAGGCCTTCTGGCAACCGCCTGCCTGGCCGAGGTGGAGCTGGTAGTGGCCGCTATGGTGGGAACCTGTAGCCTGCCGGCGGTCCTGGCCGCCCTGGAGGCCGGTAAGGATATTGCCCTGGCCAACAAAGAGATCCTGGTAGCTGCCGGTGAGGTGGTCATGGGCCGGGCCCGTGCTCTGGGACGCCAGATTATACCGGTCGACAGCGAGCACTCCGCCATTTTCCAGTGCCTGCGCCAGGGCGGCCGGGTGATGCAAGTGATCATCACGGCTTCCGGGGGGCCTTTACGCGAGAAAACCTTGGAAGAAATGGCCGCCGTTACCCCGGAGGAGGCTTTAAATCACCCTACCTGGGTGATGGGGCCGAAGATTACCGTAGATTCGGCCACCCTGATGAATAAAGGCCTGGAAGTCATTGAAGCCAAACACCTTTTTAACCTGGACTATGACCAGATTGCAGTTTTGATCCACCCCCAGAGCGTCGTCCATGCCCTGGTGCGCTACAGTGACGGTGCCCTTTTTGCCCACCTGGGGCCCGCCGATATGCGCCTGCCCATCCAGTACGCCCTGACCTGGCCGGAACGCTGGGATTTAGACAGCCA
This Moorella sp. E308F DNA region includes the following protein-coding sequences:
- a CDS encoding 1-deoxy-D-xylulose-5-phosphate reductoisomerase — encoded protein: MVREIAVLGSTGSIGRQTLEVVAAHPGQFRVAALAAARNVELLAEQVKRFRPRLAVLLDPAGARELAARVSGLKVKVLAGEEGLLATACLAEVELVVAAMVGTCSLPAVLAALEAGKDIALANKEILVAAGEVVMGRARALGRQIIPVDSEHSAIFQCLRQGGRVMQVIITASGGPLREKTLEEMAAVTPEEALNHPTWVMGPKITVDSATLMNKGLEVIEAKHLFNLDYDQIAVLIHPQSVVHALVRYSDGALFAHLGPADMRLPIQYALTWPERWDLDSQVLDLAALGHLDFSQPNLERFPCLELAYRAGRAGGTYPAVLSAADEVAVQYFLARRIPLTAISQVVARVLEEHRPTAATDLEAVLAADAWARRRAEEVAEGFCK